Proteins from a genomic interval of Chitinophagales bacterium:
- a CDS encoding DinB family protein, translating into MEIQTFDKNGVLASIAEAVTQLAGLMASVDEDQVNIIPYKGSWTAPQLLTHVTKSITGMSKAMLRDAKPAERNPGERIEELKKVFLDFSNTFQSPEFIIPEIGIYERHPTIGKLNEAFKQFKENAGIANLNELVEGLPLGPITKLEIIYFTLFHTKRHLHQMRNICEALENK; encoded by the coding sequence ATGGAAATTCAAACGTTTGACAAAAATGGAGTATTAGCGTCAATTGCTGAAGCCGTAACACAGCTTGCAGGTTTAATGGCTTCTGTTGATGAAGACCAGGTAAATATTATACCGTATAAAGGCAGCTGGACGGCACCTCAATTATTGACCCATGTCACAAAATCAATTACCGGAATGTCAAAGGCGATGCTAAGAGATGCAAAGCCAGCCGAAAGAAATCCAGGAGAAAGAATAGAAGAATTAAAAAAAGTATTCCTGGACTTTTCAAATACATTTCAATCGCCTGAATTCATTATCCCTGAGATTGGTATTTATGAAAGACATCCGACGATCGGGAAACTAAATGAAGCTTTCAAACAATTTAAGGAGAATGCTGGTATTGCTAACTTAAATGAACTCGTTGAAGGACTCCCCCTTGGCCCAATTACAAAGTTAGAAATCATTTATTTTACCTTATTTCACACTAAGAGGCATTTGCATCAGATGAGAAATATCTGCGAGGCTTTAGAAAATAAATAA
- a CDS encoding dihydrofolate reductase family protein has translation MRKIIVLSMISLDGVMQAPGGPEEDTSGGFKYGGWVAPYGDEVGGKVIEKLMKPADLLLGRKTFEIWEDYWPKHADNWPGINDVTKYVMSTTMNKSDWKNSVFLESLADIEKLKNSIGSDIQVWGSGKLIQLLLKNDLVDELWLMIHPLTLGEGKKLFDNGPIPASFTLIESTVTPSGVIIGNYKRAGKVETGTVGA, from the coding sequence ATGAGAAAAATAATCGTGTTATCAATGATTTCATTAGATGGTGTAATGCAGGCACCTGGTGGACCTGAGGAAGATACATCAGGCGGTTTCAAATATGGCGGTTGGGTTGCGCCTTATGGTGACGAAGTTGGTGGCAAGGTTATAGAAAAACTGATGAAACCTGCCGATCTTCTTTTGGGCAGAAAAACATTTGAGATTTGGGAAGATTACTGGCCTAAGCACGCAGATAATTGGCCAGGTATCAATGACGTCACAAAATACGTCATGTCCACGACCATGAATAAGTCAGATTGGAAAAATTCAGTTTTCCTCGAAAGCCTGGCCGATATTGAAAAGCTCAAAAACTCTATTGGTTCTGACATTCAGGTTTGGGGTAGCGGTAAGCTCATTCAACTGCTACTTAAGAATGATCTGGTGGACGAACTCTGGCTCATGATTCACCCATTGACTCTTGGTGAAGGAAAAAAGTTGTTTGACAATGGCCCGATTCCGGCGTCATTTACATTAATAGAAAGTACAGTTACACCAAGTGGAGTTATTATTGGCAATTACAAGCGAGCTGGAAAAGTCGAGACAGGTACTGTTGGAGCTTAA
- the pepT gene encoding peptidase T yields the protein MSVFNISHTVAERFLKYVTIDTQSDPESSAVPTTEKQKNLSRILVEELLAIGVTDAHLDEYGIVYATIPSTTKKQVPVICFCSHVDTSPDCSGANVNPVIHKNYDGKDLVLPNDPSVIISKAEHKDLADQIGNDIITSDGTTLLGADNKAGVAAIMDAATFLMAHPEISHGEIKILFTPDEEVGHGVDHVDMKKLGAEYGYTIDGETAGTLEDETFSADMVTITIHGISVHPGLAKGKMESAIKIAASIIECLPKDKLSPETTEGKNGFIHPVSINGILEQVTIKFIIRDFTEEGLKEKEKLLETTCLYSIKNYPHSTMEFKVTEQYRNMKVMLDKYPQVGEYAMEAIRRTGLTPSRKSVRGGTDGSRFSFMGMPCPNLFAGEHAFHSKQEWVSIQDMQKAVETIVHLCMVWEEKS from the coding sequence ATGTCTGTCTTTAACATCTCTCATACAGTTGCGGAACGTTTTTTAAAATACGTAACTATCGATACCCAATCTGATCCTGAATCTTCGGCAGTACCCACTACGGAAAAACAAAAAAACCTGTCTAGGATCTTAGTTGAAGAGCTGCTTGCCATTGGAGTAACTGATGCACATCTTGACGAGTACGGAATCGTCTATGCAACTATTCCTTCCACCACAAAAAAGCAAGTACCCGTAATTTGTTTTTGCTCGCATGTAGATACTTCTCCCGATTGCAGCGGTGCTAATGTGAATCCCGTCATTCATAAAAACTATGACGGAAAAGATTTGGTGTTACCCAATGATCCATCGGTTATCATTAGTAAAGCAGAACATAAAGATCTTGCTGACCAGATTGGAAATGATATCATCACCTCGGATGGTACTACGCTGCTCGGAGCCGATAACAAAGCAGGTGTGGCGGCTATTATGGATGCCGCAACCTTTTTAATGGCTCATCCTGAAATCAGCCACGGTGAAATAAAAATCTTATTTACTCCGGATGAAGAAGTGGGCCATGGAGTGGATCATGTTGATATGAAAAAATTAGGTGCTGAATATGGCTATACCATAGACGGAGAAACAGCAGGCACATTGGAAGATGAAACGTTTTCAGCCGACATGGTCACTATCACCATCCATGGAATCAGTGTACATCCGGGCCTGGCAAAAGGCAAAATGGAAAGCGCTATTAAGATTGCTGCCTCCATTATCGAATGCCTTCCGAAAGACAAGCTTTCACCTGAAACTACAGAAGGAAAAAATGGATTCATACATCCCGTAAGCATAAACGGAATATTGGAGCAGGTAACAATCAAATTCATCATCCGCGATTTTACCGAGGAAGGATTAAAAGAAAAAGAGAAGCTGCTGGAAACTACCTGCCTGTACAGCATTAAAAACTATCCGCATTCCACTATGGAATTTAAGGTAACCGAACAATACCGGAATATGAAAGTGATGCTCGATAAGTATCCGCAGGTGGGTGAATATGCCATGGAAGCTATTCGGAGAACAGGTCTTACTCCTTCACGAAAAAGTGTGCGCGGCGGAACAGATGGCTCGCGATTTTCTTTCATGGGAATGCCATGCCCGAACTTGTTTGCGGGCGAGCATGCATTTCATTCAAAGCAGGAATGGGTTTCGATTCAGGACATGCAGAAAGCGGTGGAAACCATTGTACACTTGTGCATGGTATGGGAAGAAAAAAGTTGA